A portion of the Anas platyrhynchos isolate ZD024472 breed Pekin duck chromosome 26, IASCAAS_PekinDuck_T2T, whole genome shotgun sequence genome contains these proteins:
- the ACKR1 gene encoding atypical chemokine receptor 1 gives MGNCIPVSPKVLQNETFVDLMDLLGNFTTDEDYLMDYSSSEPCHNAYCPFFQRAAPAFLATTCVAAALATGALLVALAKRPHAWPCHRALVAQLAVATGLFAALLPAVAAGIVQGWRLGAGACKVTQLLWHCSVFAQGLLVASGCCSGIWSHWEPRSQRLAACIWLGALLLAVPAALAGGTVAAPEASCIHRNVDVFSPVYLLHLASCLCVFLLLPATLLVATLVRAGRGGGWGSGLGASWLFFVLWVPYGVGLAVDFLLYAEVLRYTCSIFERFDYALGLCEALGVLHCCLAPAVLLATGLCHRKVDADGGF, from the exons ATGGGCAACTGCATCCCAGTG AGCCCCAAAGTCCTGCAGAACGAAACCTTCGTGGACCTGATGGACCTCCTGGGCAACTTCACCACCGACGAGGACTACCTGATGGACTACTCCTCCTCCGAGCCCTGCCACAACGCCTACTGCCCCTTCTTCCAGCGCGCAGCCCCCGCTTTCCTGGCCACCACCTGCGTCGCCGCCGCCCTGGCCACCGGCGCGCTGCTGGTGGCCTTGGCCAAGCGTCCCCACGCGTGGCCGTGCCACCGAGCCCTGGTGGCCCAGCTGGCGGTGGCGACCGGGCTCTTCGCCGCGCTGCTGCCGGCGGTGGCGGCAGGCATCGTGCAGGGCTGGCGGCTGGGCGCGGGGGCTTGCAAGGTCACCCAGCTGCTGTGGCACTGCAGCGTCTTCGcccaggggctgctggtggccagcGGGTGCTGCAGCGGCATCTGGAGCCACTGGGAGCCCCGCAGCCAGCGCCTGGCTGCATGCATCTGGCTCGGGGCGCTGCTGCTGGCCGTGCCGGCCGCGCTCGCCGGCGGCACGGTGGCGGCTCCGGAGGCGAGCTGCATCCACCGAAACGTCGACGTCTTCTCGCCCGTCTACCTGCTGCACCTGGCTTCGTGCCTCTGcgtcttcctgctgctgccggcCACGCTGCTGGTGGCCACACTGGTCCGCGCAGGGcgaggagggggctgggggtccgGGCTTGGAGCGAGTTGGCTTTTCTTCGTGCTCTGGGTGCCCTACGGCGTGGGGCTGGCCGTGGATTTCCTCCTGTACGCCGAGGTGCTGCGGTACACCTGCAGCATCTTCGAGAGGTTTGATTACGCCCTGGGGCTGTGCGAGGCGCTGGGGGTGCTGCACTGCTGCCTGGCGCCCGCCGTGCTGCTGGCCACCGGGCTCTGCCACCGCAAGGTGGACGCTGACGGCGGCTTCTGA